One genomic region from Sphingobacterium sp. UGAL515B_05 encodes:
- a CDS encoding DUF4304 domain-containing protein: MGLLDIFKRQDKSKSETEQSAIPTGFKTHLDIVEKDIYAKLKSFGFKKNGRTFNRRLDDGIIQVINLQSGQYPIGQGYKIPGLRENLYGKFVVNLGVCIESLYKFQSPTENKKYYKEYECQIRARLGALLTGQDYWWTITDDNNKITQEIIEGIETTAFKWFSGLETKDKIISNNGKLPYDATPRVKLDIALIVWFDDKAKGSELFKDYYHSIQPAKSSHKAYVRDLAKELEIEL; the protein is encoded by the coding sequence TTGGGACTACTTGATATTTTTAAACGACAGGACAAATCCAAAAGTGAAACTGAACAATCAGCAATACCGACAGGTTTTAAAACTCATCTTGACATAGTTGAAAAAGATATTTATGCCAAACTAAAATCATTCGGTTTTAAGAAGAACGGTAGGACGTTTAACAGACGGCTTGACGATGGGATAATTCAGGTAATCAATTTACAAAGTGGACAATATCCCATTGGACAGGGGTATAAAATACCGGGGTTACGGGAAAATTTATACGGAAAGTTTGTTGTTAATCTTGGCGTATGTATCGAAAGCCTTTACAAATTTCAATCACCGACAGAAAACAAAAAATATTACAAGGAATATGAGTGCCAAATCAGGGCTAGACTTGGAGCCTTATTAACAGGACAAGACTATTGGTGGACTATTACGGACGACAACAATAAAATCACACAAGAAATTATTGAAGGAATTGAAACGACAGCATTTAAGTGGTTTTCAGGTTTAGAAACGAAAGATAAAATAATTTCTAACAATGGAAAATTACCGTATGACGCTACACCAAGAGTAAAGTTGGACATAGCACTAATTGTATGGTTTGACGATAAAGCGAAAGGTTCTGAATTATTCAAAGATTATTACCACAGCATTCAACCAGCGAAATCATCACATAAGGCGTATGTCAGAGATTTAGCAAAAGAACTAGAAATCGAGCTATGA
- a CDS encoding oxidoreductase yields the protein MKKVILITGASSGMGKESAKALIKQGHIVYTVARRIENMQDLKMLGGHPIQMDVTKESDIDRVVDIIISEQGKIDVLWNNAGFGLYGSVEDVPLDEARKQMEVNVFGMAAMTQKIVPHMRRAKSGTIINTSSMGGKMYFPMGAWYHASKHAVEGLSDCLRLELKPFDVKVVVLEPGFIATEFGSALLDQFDQLPKDSAYKSMMDKIRKGTADAAKGNGSSSPKVIADAIIKIVNSNKPKTRYKVGKFSVMMPWMRIYLGDELFDTIVMSQMK from the coding sequence ATGAAAAAAGTAATTCTTATAACAGGTGCAAGTTCGGGAATGGGTAAAGAATCCGCAAAGGCGCTTATCAAGCAAGGACATATCGTTTACACTGTTGCTCGCCGCATTGAAAATATGCAGGATCTGAAAATGCTGGGTGGACATCCAATACAAATGGACGTAACAAAGGAAAGTGATATCGACAGGGTTGTCGATATCATAATTTCAGAACAAGGAAAAATTGATGTATTATGGAATAATGCAGGATTTGGACTTTATGGTTCTGTTGAGGATGTTCCCTTAGATGAGGCGAGAAAACAGATGGAGGTAAATGTTTTTGGAATGGCTGCAATGACACAAAAAATAGTACCTCATATGCGGAGAGCAAAATCCGGAACAATTATCAATACTTCCTCGATGGGGGGAAAAATGTATTTTCCAATGGGAGCATGGTATCACGCCAGTAAACACGCAGTAGAAGGTCTGAGTGACTGTTTGCGATTGGAATTGAAACCTTTTGATGTGAAAGTTGTCGTGCTGGAGCCAGGCTTTATAGCAACTGAATTTGGTTCAGCGCTCTTAGATCAGTTTGATCAATTACCAAAAGACAGTGCCTACAAAAGCATGATGGATAAGATCAGAAAAGGAACGGCTGATGCTGCAAAAGGAAACGGCTCCTCTTCACCAAAAGTCATTGCCGATGCGATTATAAAAATCGTCAATTCAAATAAACCCAAAACGCGGTACAAAGTTGGTAAGTTTTCAGTCATGATGCCCTGGATGCGTATCTATTTAGGAGACGAGTTGTTTGATACAATAGTAATGAGCCAAATGAAATAA
- a CDS encoding DUF2147 domain-containing protein, translating into MNTIRLLFLLMMGIFGNAYAQTENEIIGNWESDKKDVILEIYRSGDSYQGKYIWGKQIVESDGKTSKKDLKNTDKNLRTRNIVGITSLTSLRWNGKEYTDGKIYNAPSGDTYSCKVWIKNNKLYLRGYLGLSLLGQTASFHRTLDSK; encoded by the coding sequence ATGAATACGATTAGACTCTTATTCCTGTTGATGATGGGAATATTTGGCAATGCTTATGCGCAAACTGAGAATGAAATAATAGGCAATTGGGAATCTGATAAGAAAGATGTGATCTTAGAAATTTATCGCAGTGGCGATAGCTACCAGGGCAAGTATATCTGGGGAAAACAAATTGTGGAAAGCGATGGAAAGACCTCCAAAAAAGACTTGAAAAATACCGACAAAAACCTTCGGACGAGAAATATCGTGGGCATTACAAGTTTAACTTCTTTAAGGTGGAATGGTAAAGAGTATACGGACGGAAAAATCTATAATGCGCCAAGCGGAGATACCTATAGTTGCAAGGTGTGGATTAAAAATAATAAATTATATTTACGTGGATACTTAGGGCTCTCTTTATTGGGGCAAACAGCAAGTTTTCACCGAACTTTAGACAGTAAATAG
- a CDS encoding helix-turn-helix transcriptional regulator: MKPVINIKTISDINKFVQHKTKHPLVTIIDFSKMDDVMEEGMRISCDFYSVMFKNYCANNMRYGRQSYDFQEGSLVCIAPKQVVTMDNEIEKKEDVMGWGLFFHPDLLHGTSLGSKMKEYTFFSYETSEALHLSDKEKETLFDCIKKIETELEENIDHYSQTLIVSNIELLLNYCQRYYGRQFITRKGSNRTIVGKVADVLTNYFNSNELIQNGLPSVTCLAEKVNLSPNYLSDLLKKETGMNAKDTIHYYLIEEAKDVLLGTNKSISEIAYELGFEYPQYFSKLFKQKTGNTPQEFRNLN, from the coding sequence ATGAAGCCTGTAATCAATATAAAAACTATTTCCGACATCAATAAGTTTGTACAGCATAAAACCAAACATCCATTGGTTACGATAATTGATTTCAGCAAAATGGATGACGTAATGGAAGAAGGAATGCGTATCAGCTGTGATTTTTATTCTGTGATGTTTAAAAATTATTGTGCAAACAACATGCGATATGGAAGGCAGTCGTACGATTTTCAGGAAGGAAGTTTGGTCTGTATCGCTCCCAAACAGGTGGTCACTATGGATAATGAGATAGAAAAAAAGGAAGACGTGATGGGCTGGGGACTATTTTTCCATCCTGATCTCCTGCATGGGACATCTTTAGGTTCAAAGATGAAAGAGTATACCTTCTTTTCTTACGAAACATCAGAGGCATTGCATCTTTCGGATAAGGAAAAAGAAACATTATTTGACTGCATTAAAAAAATTGAAACGGAACTAGAGGAAAATATTGATCATTATAGTCAGACTCTGATCGTTTCCAATATCGAACTATTGCTCAATTACTGCCAGCGCTATTATGGGAGGCAATTTATAACTAGGAAAGGTTCGAACAGAACTATTGTTGGAAAAGTAGCGGATGTATTGACGAATTATTTTAATTCGAATGAACTCATTCAAAATGGGTTGCCTTCAGTGACTTGTCTTGCTGAAAAAGTTAATCTCTCGCCCAATTACCTCAGCGATTTACTAAAGAAAGAAACAGGCATGAACGCCAAAGACACGATCCATTATTACCTAATAGAAGAAGCCAAAGATGTTCTTTTAGGGACTAATAAAAGCATAAGTGAAATAGCTTATGAATTAGGGTTTGAATATCCTCAATACTTCAGTAAACTATTTAAACAAAAAACAGGAAATACACCGCAGGAGTTTCGAAACTTAAATTAA
- a CDS encoding adenylyltransferase/cytidyltransferase family protein encodes MNVGIIFGVFDMLHVGHIVALQEAKSKCDYLVVGLKTDSNIQNAESQDAAQTMVERFIKLEGCQFVDEIIPFESDKDITDMLQSLPIHTYFIGEEYKLVDFSGKDYCISEGIEICYTKNKNRFSSQSLRKIVSDKEAEKGENAFQHKSDMLSLNQRIPQF; translated from the coding sequence ATGAACGTAGGTATTATTTTCGGCGTATTTGACATGTTACATGTAGGCCATATTGTTGCACTACAGGAAGCTAAGAGCAAATGTGATTATTTGGTTGTAGGACTTAAAACCGATTCAAACATACAGAATGCTGAATCCCAAGATGCAGCACAAACAATGGTCGAACGGTTTATCAAATTGGAGGGTTGTCAATTTGTTGATGAAATTATTCCTTTTGAATCGGATAAAGACATCACGGATATGCTTCAGTCGCTGCCCATTCACACGTATTTTATAGGTGAAGAATATAAATTGGTCGATTTTTCAGGAAAGGATTACTGTATTTCGGAAGGTATCGAAATATGCTATACCAAAAACAAAAATAGGTTCTCGAGCCAATCACTTCGCAAAATTGTAAGTGACAAAGAAGCCGAAAAGGGAGAAAATGCTTTTCAGCACAAATCTGACATGCTATCCCTAAATCAACGTATACCTCAATTTTAA
- a CDS encoding adenylyltransferase/cytidyltransferase family protein, whose product MKKIGITFSAFDLLHAGHIKMLEDAKDHCDFLICGLQTDPTLDRPEKNKPTQSVFERYMQLKACKHVDMIIPYATEQDLEDVLRSFKIHVRILGDEYMDKAFTGRQYCEEKGIELYFNRRENRFSSSSLRRIIASKERASLGSVVNINEGVNYALKRINA is encoded by the coding sequence ATGAAAAAAATAGGAATTACGTTTTCTGCTTTTGATCTGCTCCATGCAGGTCACATTAAAATGCTCGAAGATGCCAAAGATCATTGCGACTTTCTGATCTGCGGCCTACAAACCGATCCAACACTTGATCGTCCAGAGAAAAACAAGCCAACACAATCTGTATTTGAACGCTATATGCAATTAAAGGCATGTAAACATGTAGATATGATTATTCCATATGCAACAGAACAGGATCTGGAAGATGTATTACGTTCGTTCAAAATACATGTGCGGATCTTAGGCGATGAATATATGGATAAAGCATTTACAGGAAGGCAATACTGCGAAGAAAAGGGAATAGAATTGTATTTCAATAGACGGGAAAACAGGTTTTCGAGTTCTTCTTTACGCCGAATAATTGCATCGAAAGAAAGAGCCAGTCTGGGTTCAGTAGTAAATATAAATGAGGGAGTTAACTACGCCTTAAAGCGTATAAATGCATAA
- the treY gene encoding malto-oligosyltrehalose synthase — translation MNRNVSINTPKTTYRIQFHKEFNFSDFKRIIPYLRDLGIDTIYAAPIFQSTPGSMHGYDGTNLNKINSELGTLDELRSIKKELSEYHIKWLQDIVPNHMAFHPSNEWLMNLLEFGQTSKFSHFFDTCYSSNVYEKGKLMVPILSETLDETVSNHEITVVFSDDSLRLSYQENLYPLSPESYFFILNDYLKASQSDYSGLLVQINTAQANGDVEEWRELRAHIFKNLSDEKLKHILDQFNNNLESIHELVASQSYELCPWWFTNQRINFRRFFTVNELICLNVQDKNVFEQSHKLIKKLVDEELIDGLRIDHIDGLYKPTDYLFNLRKLIGPQPYIVAEKILEQGEKLPLEWPIQGTTGYDFLSASNNVCSCKSGKKILDKYYRKVIGENISIKKQQYIKKSIILKEHMLGELNNLARSLASLLAVKSPNKLGSLKDILTSFLGFFPVYRLYDESFPLVANNFDLLSSLFKKLTRKPELDQKLVNQFRELFEQAQADSESPSQTAVVDFFLRCMQLAGPVMAKGVEDTLMYTYNRFIGHNEVGDHPDNWGLSKKKFHKLMQERQNFWPLSINASSTHDTKRGEDSRSRLLVLTAMARKWVKQVQIWQDVVWNEYRKDLPHPNDEYFIYQSLVASYPMEKQDGEASKAFEKRFLDYLVKYLREGKERSSWENPNLTYEDAVREFASFLLDKDRPFFTSFYQFIEAVADFGILNSLTQQILKFTCPGVPDIYQGSELWNHSFVDPDNRRPIDYQLSENLLQAIENMPNDSRIRQLWQNRYDGTIKLWFVKELVKLRKYDAALAPDSSYIPLKVSGRYRKHILAFARRSGDDWMIVVLPLHLAAIGKISKFVTGSFTWADTSVHLPVNHSVTWHHMLFDVAGEGTEISVNAIFRDLPMAILKYKSTLPKRSAGVLMHISSLPSSYGIGDLGSGARRFVKQLHYSGQSWWQVLPLGPTDVTQNHSPYSTLSSRAGNPLFIDLNELLEFGLLERGELKTLKRNSSKTIDFADIVFTKNKLLEKAFNRLSVQHALDFSEFVARESSWLEDYALFKVLKNRHGNRPWYEWPTQYKHRDSTAINDFAVEFADELRKEKWFQYLFFRQWDAIRNYAYDYGVRFIGDIPFYVAYDSADVWANPHYFSIGENGTIKNVAGVPPDYFNAAGQLWGMPTYHWESLKKDGYKWWIERLSHNCALFDRLRLDHFRAFSSYWEVPFEETSAKNGSWSTGPGSDFFDQVKVHLDDMPFIAEDLGDIDAKVYDLRDQYNFPGMAVLQFAFDKDMAHSPHIPHHYCRNSVAYPGTHDNNTTLSWYREDLKSSSKININTYFGQIIDSGNVNEVLIRSLYASVADTVIVAMQDILNLGGSCRMNRPATTTGNWLWRMQKRAFSPKLQARLNDYAKIYNR, via the coding sequence ATGAATAGAAATGTATCTATAAATACACCAAAGACTACTTACAGAATTCAGTTTCACAAAGAATTTAACTTTTCGGATTTCAAAAGGATCATTCCTTACTTAAGAGACCTGGGCATCGATACAATCTATGCTGCACCTATTTTTCAGTCAACACCAGGCAGTATGCATGGTTATGACGGTACAAATTTGAATAAAATAAATAGTGAGCTTGGTACGCTGGACGAGCTGAGATCCATTAAAAAAGAGTTAAGTGAATATCATATCAAATGGTTACAGGATATTGTTCCGAACCATATGGCGTTTCATCCCTCGAATGAATGGCTAATGAATCTGCTCGAATTTGGACAGACATCAAAATTTAGCCATTTTTTTGATACCTGCTATAGTTCCAATGTATACGAGAAAGGAAAGTTAATGGTGCCTATCTTGTCTGAGACCTTAGACGAAACGGTTTCAAACCATGAAATTACTGTCGTTTTCTCAGACGATAGTCTTCGGCTTTCTTATCAGGAAAACCTCTATCCACTTTCGCCTGAATCCTATTTTTTCATCCTTAATGATTATTTAAAAGCAAGCCAATCGGATTATAGTGGACTTCTGGTTCAAATAAATACGGCTCAAGCTAATGGAGATGTTGAGGAATGGAGAGAACTCCGTGCGCATATTTTTAAGAATCTTTCAGATGAGAAATTAAAGCATATTCTTGATCAGTTTAATAATAATCTGGAAAGTATTCACGAACTGGTGGCTAGTCAGAGTTATGAGCTTTGTCCTTGGTGGTTTACAAATCAACGTATAAATTTTAGACGTTTTTTTACGGTCAATGAATTGATTTGTTTAAATGTGCAAGACAAAAATGTATTTGAGCAGTCGCATAAGCTTATAAAAAAACTTGTCGATGAAGAACTGATTGATGGATTAAGGATTGATCATATTGATGGACTTTATAAGCCTACTGACTATTTATTTAATTTGAGGAAATTAATCGGTCCACAGCCTTATATAGTTGCGGAAAAAATACTTGAACAGGGGGAGAAACTTCCACTCGAATGGCCTATACAGGGAACAACAGGTTACGATTTTTTGTCGGCTTCCAATAATGTTTGCTCCTGTAAATCGGGAAAGAAAATATTGGACAAGTATTATAGAAAAGTTATTGGAGAAAATATATCCATCAAAAAACAACAGTATATAAAAAAGAGCATAATTCTCAAGGAACACATGCTGGGCGAGCTTAATAACCTGGCCCGGTCATTGGCATCACTTTTAGCCGTTAAAAGTCCGAATAAGCTAGGGTCTTTAAAAGATATTCTAACCTCTTTTCTGGGATTTTTCCCTGTTTATCGATTATATGACGAAAGCTTTCCACTGGTGGCAAACAATTTCGATCTGCTGTCTTCTCTTTTTAAAAAGTTGACCCGAAAGCCCGAGCTCGATCAAAAGCTGGTTAATCAATTTCGAGAACTGTTTGAGCAAGCACAGGCAGATTCAGAATCGCCGAGCCAAACTGCTGTGGTTGATTTTTTTCTCCGATGTATGCAGTTGGCCGGCCCAGTAATGGCTAAGGGGGTGGAAGATACGTTAATGTATACCTACAACCGTTTTATAGGACACAATGAAGTCGGCGATCATCCGGATAACTGGGGGCTAAGTAAAAAGAAATTCCACAAATTAATGCAGGAAAGGCAAAACTTTTGGCCACTGTCCATCAATGCAAGTTCTACACACGATACCAAACGTGGTGAAGATTCGCGAAGTCGCTTATTAGTCCTCACCGCTATGGCTCGGAAATGGGTTAAACAGGTTCAGATTTGGCAAGATGTGGTTTGGAATGAATATCGAAAAGACCTCCCACATCCGAATGATGAATATTTTATTTATCAGTCATTGGTAGCGTCTTATCCAATGGAAAAACAAGATGGTGAAGCATCCAAAGCATTTGAAAAACGTTTTTTGGACTACTTGGTTAAATATCTGCGCGAAGGGAAAGAGCGCTCGAGCTGGGAAAATCCAAATCTAACCTATGAAGACGCTGTTCGGGAATTTGCCTCTTTTTTGCTTGATAAAGATCGTCCATTTTTTACGAGCTTTTATCAATTTATTGAAGCGGTAGCTGATTTCGGGATTTTAAACTCGCTTACACAGCAAATCTTGAAATTTACTTGTCCCGGTGTACCTGATATTTACCAGGGGTCGGAACTCTGGAACCATAGTTTTGTTGATCCCGACAATCGACGACCGATAGATTATCAATTAAGTGAAAATCTGCTGCAGGCAATTGAAAATATGCCCAACGACAGTCGAATTCGACAATTATGGCAGAATAGATACGATGGGACAATTAAACTATGGTTTGTTAAGGAATTGGTAAAACTCAGAAAGTATGATGCTGCACTTGCACCAGATAGCAGTTATATTCCGTTAAAAGTAAGCGGTCGTTACCGTAAACATATTTTGGCATTCGCGCGTAGATCTGGAGATGATTGGATGATCGTAGTACTTCCGCTACACCTGGCTGCTATCGGTAAAATCTCCAAATTCGTAACTGGCTCATTTACCTGGGCAGATACGAGCGTTCATCTTCCCGTAAATCATTCCGTGACCTGGCATCACATGCTATTTGACGTAGCGGGCGAAGGCACAGAAATTTCAGTGAACGCCATTTTTAGGGATCTTCCAATGGCTATTTTAAAATACAAAAGTACCCTACCTAAGCGTAGTGCGGGTGTTTTAATGCATATCAGCTCATTGCCATCATCCTATGGAATTGGTGATTTGGGATCCGGAGCACGTCGTTTTGTTAAACAACTACATTATAGCGGCCAAAGCTGGTGGCAAGTTCTTCCTTTAGGGCCGACAGATGTAACGCAAAACCATTCTCCTTACAGCACCCTAAGTAGTAGAGCAGGTAATCCATTATTCATCGATTTAAACGAATTACTAGAATTTGGCTTATTGGAAAGGGGGGAACTAAAGACTTTAAAAAGAAATAGTTCTAAAACAATAGATTTTGCTGATATAGTCTTCACAAAAAACAAACTTTTGGAGAAGGCATTTAATCGTCTTTCTGTTCAACATGCGCTTGATTTCTCCGAATTTGTAGCCCGTGAATCTTCGTGGCTTGAGGATTATGCACTTTTCAAAGTTCTAAAAAACAGACATGGGAATCGTCCTTGGTATGAGTGGCCAACACAATACAAACATCGCGATAGTACTGCAATTAACGATTTCGCAGTTGAATTCGCAGATGAATTGCGAAAGGAAAAATGGTTTCAATACCTATTTTTCAGACAATGGGATGCCATAAGAAACTACGCATACGATTATGGCGTAAGATTTATCGGTGATATTCCATTTTATGTTGCCTATGATTCTGCCGATGTTTGGGCCAATCCGCACTATTTTTCCATAGGGGAAAATGGTACTATTAAAAATGTTGCTGGGGTTCCGCCTGATTACTTTAATGCAGCGGGGCAATTATGGGGGATGCCGACTTATCATTGGGAATCACTCAAAAAAGATGGCTACAAATGGTGGATTGAGCGCCTGTCACACAATTGTGCGCTGTTTGATAGGTTGCGGCTTGATCATTTTAGAGCATTTTCTTCCTATTGGGAAGTTCCCTTTGAAGAAACTTCCGCCAAGAATGGAAGTTGGTCAACAGGTCCTGGTTCGGATTTTTTTGATCAAGTAAAAGTTCATTTAGATGACATGCCTTTTATCGCTGAAGATCTTGGAGACATTGATGCGAAGGTATACGATCTGCGCGATCAATACAACTTTCCGGGCATGGCGGTTTTACAGTTCGCTTTTGATAAAGATATGGCACATTCGCCCCATATTCCACATCATTATTGCAGAAATTCTGTTGCCTATCCGGGAACACACGATAATAATACGACACTTTCTTGGTATCGTGAAGATCTTAAATCATCGAGTAAAATAAATATCAATACCTATTTTGGACAAATTATTGACAGCGGAAATGTAAATGAGGTCCTCATACGATCACTTTACGCTTCTGTCGCAGACACAGTCATTGTTGCGATGCAAGATATCCTCAATCTTGGTGGATCATGTCGTATGAACCGACCTGCCACTACGACCGGAAATTGGTTGTGGCGCATGCAGAAAAGAGCTTTTTCTCCAAAACTTCAGGCGAGATTAAATGACTACGCAAAAATATACAACCGTTAA
- the glgX gene encoding glycogen debranching protein GlgX, giving the protein METKINTGSPYPLGATYDGEGVNFALFSENAEAVELYLYDSSNQQEIEQFKITEKTHQVWHIYVSGIKPGQLYGYRVHGPYDPAQGHRFNPHKLLIDPYAKAISGVVQWNDALFAYNIGEDDLSLDTTDSAPFVPKSVVIDGHFDWGDDHPPRIPMHQSVIYETHVKGFTATHPEIPEEIRGTYAALAHPVTINYLKELGITAIELLPIHHFITDRHLQDKGLTNYWGYNSIGFFAPDVRYSASGTYGEQVVEFKEMVKALHSAGIEVILDVVYNHTGEGNEMGPTLSFRGIDNASYYRLAEDPRYYMDFTGTGNTLNTRQPNVLRLIMDSLRYWVQEMHVDGFRFDLASALARELHDVDKLSSFFDVIHQDPVISQVKLIAEPWDIGEGGYQVGEFPAGWAEWNGKYRDCIRDYWIGADSMIAEFANRLTGSSDLYRGDNRTPSASINFITAHDGFTLHDLVSYNEKHNEANGEDNNDGESHNRSWNCGAEGPTDDSTVNNLREKQKRNMLVTLFLSQGVPMLVAGDEHGRTQQGNNNAYCQDNEISWLNWANVDVSLLDFTKKLIHFRREHPVFCRRKWFQGLPIRGTGVEDIVWFLPDASEMDDHHWQEDYARSLAVFLNGAGIRSVDTDGKKIVDANFYLLFNAYWEDVTYTLPGENYGAGWFKILDTNNDTIESFGNYSAGDSILVPSRSILLFQSQ; this is encoded by the coding sequence ATGGAAACAAAAATCAATACTGGAAGCCCTTATCCTTTGGGCGCAACTTACGATGGAGAAGGGGTTAACTTTGCCCTTTTCTCCGAAAATGCCGAAGCTGTCGAACTTTATCTCTATGATAGTTCGAACCAACAAGAAATCGAGCAATTTAAAATAACGGAGAAGACGCATCAAGTTTGGCATATTTATGTTTCGGGAATTAAGCCAGGACAACTGTATGGTTATCGTGTGCACGGTCCTTACGATCCGGCCCAGGGGCATCGTTTTAACCCGCATAAATTACTGATTGATCCCTATGCGAAAGCAATTTCGGGTGTCGTACAATGGAATGATGCTTTATTTGCGTACAATATAGGCGAGGACGATTTGAGTTTAGATACAACTGATAGCGCCCCTTTCGTCCCGAAATCTGTGGTTATAGACGGTCATTTTGATTGGGGGGACGACCATCCTCCGCGTATACCGATGCACCAAAGTGTGATTTATGAAACACATGTAAAAGGTTTTACAGCAACTCATCCAGAGATTCCCGAAGAAATAAGAGGAACATACGCAGCCTTGGCGCATCCTGTCACCATAAATTACTTAAAGGAATTGGGGATCACTGCAATTGAATTATTGCCTATACACCATTTTATTACAGACCGTCACCTTCAGGATAAAGGACTAACTAACTATTGGGGATATAACAGTATTGGTTTTTTTGCCCCTGATGTGCGCTATTCAGCTTCGGGTACCTATGGAGAACAGGTCGTGGAATTCAAGGAAATGGTAAAAGCACTCCATAGTGCAGGGATAGAAGTTATCCTTGATGTCGTTTACAATCATACAGGCGAAGGGAATGAAATGGGGCCAACACTCTCTTTTAGAGGAATTGACAATGCTTCATATTATCGTTTGGCTGAAGATCCACGTTATTATATGGATTTTACTGGAACAGGCAATACATTAAATACCCGCCAGCCTAATGTACTACGGCTGATCATGGATAGTTTACGCTATTGGGTGCAGGAAATGCACGTTGATGGATTCCGTTTTGATCTAGCTTCAGCATTAGCGCGGGAGCTCCATGACGTAGATAAATTGAGCTCTTTCTTTGACGTTATCCATCAGGATCCCGTGATCTCACAGGTTAAACTAATTGCAGAACCGTGGGATATTGGAGAAGGAGGGTATCAGGTCGGCGAGTTCCCCGCCGGTTGGGCCGAATGGAATGGAAAGTATCGTGACTGTATCCGCGATTATTGGATCGGAGCGGACAGTATGATCGCTGAATTTGCTAATCGCCTAACGGGATCCTCCGATTTATACCGGGGTGACAATCGTACACCTTCCGCCAGTATAAATTTCATTACTGCACATGACGGATTTACGCTCCACGATCTGGTATCGTATAACGAAAAGCACAATGAAGCTAATGGTGAGGATAATAACGATGGAGAAAGCCACAACCGCTCCTGGAACTGCGGGGCAGAAGGACCTACAGATGATTCTACGGTAAATAACCTAAGAGAAAAACAAAAAAGAAACATGCTCGTCACCTTATTTCTTTCCCAGGGAGTACCTATGCTTGTCGCTGGCGATGAACATGGGCGAACACAGCAGGGCAATAATAACGCCTATTGTCAGGACAATGAGATTTCATGGCTCAACTGGGCCAATGTAGATGTATCTTTATTGGACTTCACTAAAAAATTGATCCATTTTAGGCGAGAACATCCGGTATTCTGTCGTCGCAAATGGTTTCAAGGATTGCCTATCCGCGGTACAGGTGTTGAAGATATCGTATGGTTTCTTCCAGATGCATCTGAGATGGATGATCATCACTGGCAGGAAGACTATGCGCGCTCACTCGCTGTGTTTTTAAACGGTGCGGGAATTAGATCAGTAGATACTGATGGAAAGAAAATCGTGGATGCTAATTTTTACCTGCTATTTAATGCGTATTGGGAAGATGTAACCTACACGCTCCCCGGTGAAAATTATGGGGCTGGTTGGTTTAAGATCTTAGATACGAATAATGATACGATAGAAAGCTTTGGAAACTATTCAGCAGGAGATTCTATTTTAGTGCCCTCACGTTCCATACTTTTATTTCAGTCACAATAA